A region from the Agrococcus sp. SL85 genome encodes:
- a CDS encoding ABC transporter family substrate-binding protein, with amino-acid sequence MRIKRFAAGGVLLATSALVLSACAPTTAPGADIVEGSSITAAWNQPFYSANGNTSFGNATANNNINYMTYSGFSFYDNTPELQQDTTFGTYELVSEDPLQVQYTITDGNQWSDEVPVDAADMLLNWAALSGAFNTADFDPAEFQDPETGEFTTDFPEGTVFFDSGATPTSGLGLVQDTPEINEDGRGLLMTYTDFYVDWELAMTGAGLPAHVIAMNALGIEDPMEAKQAVIDAIQNEDLEVIGQLAAYWNTGFNFTEMPTDTSVLTANGPYMITDFVADQYITLSANENYVGDHQPQVETITVRFITDAMAAVTALQNGDVDIIQPQATADVRAALDGTDGITVQYGEGATYEHIDLQFDQSKNPGVFETLEARQSFLMTVPRQEIVDRLIVPLNPEATVRNSAVFVPGAEGYDESVETSGINEMYGEVDIEQATALREQAGIEEGAEVCLLFASTNPRRVQEFELIRESAAQAGWSVTDCSSPEWGGLLGAPGVYDASLFGWQSTSLGVASVGPNFETGGINNLSYYSNEEMDAVVAELNTTVDTDRQMELLMEIDRILVEDAFGLTIFQFPEVTAFSDRITNIESSPLAPTIFWNVWDWEPTETNVTEG; translated from the coding sequence TTGAGGATCAAGCGATTCGCTGCGGGCGGCGTGCTGCTCGCGACGAGCGCTCTCGTCCTGTCCGCTTGCGCGCCGACCACGGCGCCTGGTGCGGACATCGTCGAGGGCTCGTCGATCACGGCGGCGTGGAACCAGCCGTTCTACTCGGCCAACGGCAACACGTCGTTCGGCAACGCCACCGCGAACAACAACATCAACTACATGACCTACTCGGGGTTCTCGTTCTACGACAACACCCCCGAGCTCCAGCAGGACACCACCTTCGGCACGTACGAGCTCGTGTCCGAGGACCCGCTGCAGGTCCAGTACACGATCACCGACGGCAACCAGTGGAGCGACGAGGTCCCGGTCGACGCCGCGGACATGCTCCTCAACTGGGCGGCGCTGTCGGGCGCGTTCAACACGGCCGACTTCGACCCGGCCGAGTTCCAGGACCCGGAGACCGGTGAGTTCACCACCGACTTCCCCGAGGGCACGGTCTTCTTCGACTCGGGCGCCACGCCCACGTCGGGCCTCGGCCTCGTCCAGGACACGCCGGAGATCAACGAGGACGGCCGCGGCCTCCTCATGACGTACACCGACTTCTACGTCGACTGGGAGCTCGCCATGACCGGCGCCGGCCTCCCGGCGCACGTCATCGCCATGAACGCCCTCGGCATCGAGGACCCGATGGAGGCCAAGCAGGCCGTCATCGACGCCATCCAGAACGAGGACCTCGAGGTCATCGGCCAGCTGGCGGCGTACTGGAACACGGGCTTCAACTTCACCGAGATGCCGACCGACACGTCGGTCCTCACGGCCAACGGCCCGTACATGATCACGGACTTCGTGGCCGACCAGTACATCACGCTGAGCGCCAACGAGAACTACGTCGGCGACCACCAGCCGCAGGTCGAGACCATCACGGTCCGCTTCATCACGGACGCCATGGCGGCCGTGACGGCGCTCCAGAACGGCGACGTCGACATCATCCAGCCGCAGGCGACCGCCGACGTGCGCGCCGCGCTCGACGGCACCGACGGCATCACCGTCCAGTACGGCGAGGGCGCGACCTACGAGCACATCGACCTGCAGTTCGACCAGTCGAAGAACCCGGGCGTCTTCGAGACGCTCGAGGCTCGCCAGTCGTTCCTCATGACGGTGCCCCGCCAGGAGATCGTCGACCGCCTCATCGTCCCGCTGAACCCGGAGGCCACGGTCCGCAACTCGGCCGTCTTCGTCCCCGGCGCCGAGGGCTACGACGAGTCGGTGGAGACCTCGGGCATCAACGAGATGTACGGCGAGGTCGACATCGAGCAGGCCACCGCGCTGCGCGAGCAGGCGGGCATCGAGGAGGGCGCTGAGGTCTGCCTCCTCTTCGCCTCGACGAACCCCCGCCGCGTGCAGGAGTTCGAGCTCATCCGCGAGTCGGCCGCGCAGGCCGGCTGGTCGGTGACGGACTGCTCGTCGCCCGAGTGGGGCGGCCTCCTCGGCGCTCCCGGCGTGTACGACGCCTCGCTGTTCGGCTGGCAGTCGACGTCGCTCGGCGTCGCCTCGGTCGGCCCGAACTTCGAGACCGGCGGCATCAACAACCTGTCCTACTACTCCAACGAGGAGATGGACGCGGTCGTCGCCGAGCTCAACACGACGGTCGACACCGACCGCCAGATGGAGCTCCTCATGGAGATCGACCGCATCCTCGTCGAGGACGCGTTCGGCCTGACCATCTTCCAGTTCCCCGAGGTCACGGCCTTCAGCGACCGCATCACGAACATCGAGTCGTCGCCGCTGGCCCCCACGATCTTCTGGAACGTGTGGGACTGGGAGCCGACGGAGACGAACGTCACCGAGGGCTGA
- a CDS encoding ABC transporter permease, whose amino-acid sequence MTTNIPQTNEPHVTDAEANLELKEIEGLSQGQIVRKRFFRHLGAVVSMVVLALIVILAFTSVGISAGPVRIPGWWPYTWFENPAPVNGGTPSLQHPFGQDTIGKDLFAVVMRGTQQSLMIMVLVGLIGGTIGIVIGSLAGFFRGITDAILMRFTDIIITIPFIVIGAVIGSTFGKLGAFILALVLGLFSWTGLARLVRGEFLSLREREFVDAARVAGASNGRIIFKHILPNAMGVIIVNTTLLMAGAILAETALSYLGYGVQAPDTSLGLIISQNQEAFQTRPWLFWWPGLFIITIALCINFIGDGLRDAFDPRQKRMPSERAMAKAAAGNAVAADAAVLRGHEADDPARADVDPGQAPGPDARGPRTAGDAAGDGPQADRS is encoded by the coding sequence ATGACCACGAACATCCCGCAGACCAACGAGCCGCACGTCACCGACGCCGAGGCCAACCTCGAGCTCAAGGAGATCGAGGGCCTCAGCCAGGGCCAGATCGTCCGGAAGCGGTTCTTCCGCCACCTGGGCGCGGTCGTGTCGATGGTCGTGCTCGCGCTCATCGTCATCCTCGCCTTCACGTCGGTCGGCATCTCCGCCGGCCCCGTGCGGATCCCCGGCTGGTGGCCGTACACCTGGTTCGAGAACCCCGCGCCCGTCAACGGCGGCACGCCCTCGCTCCAGCACCCCTTCGGGCAGGACACCATCGGCAAGGACCTGTTCGCGGTCGTCATGCGCGGCACGCAGCAGTCGCTGATGATCATGGTGCTCGTGGGCCTCATCGGCGGCACGATCGGCATCGTCATCGGCTCGCTCGCCGGGTTCTTCCGCGGCATCACCGACGCGATCCTGATGCGCTTCACCGACATCATCATCACGATCCCGTTCATCGTGATCGGTGCGGTCATCGGCTCGACCTTCGGCAAGCTCGGCGCGTTCATCCTGGCGCTCGTGCTCGGCCTCTTCTCGTGGACGGGCCTCGCCCGTCTCGTGCGCGGCGAGTTCCTCTCGCTCCGCGAGCGCGAGTTCGTCGACGCCGCGCGCGTCGCCGGGGCCTCGAACGGCCGGATCATCTTCAAGCACATCCTGCCGAACGCCATGGGCGTCATCATCGTCAACACGACGCTGCTCATGGCCGGCGCGATCCTCGCCGAGACGGCGCTGTCGTACCTCGGCTACGGCGTGCAGGCGCCCGACACCTCGCTCGGCCTCATCATCAGCCAGAACCAGGAGGCGTTCCAGACGCGTCCGTGGCTCTTCTGGTGGCCCGGCCTGTTCATCATCACGATCGCCCTGTGCATCAACTTCATCGGCGACGGCCTGCGCGACGCGTTCGACCCGCGCCAGAAGCGGATGCCCTCGGAGCGCGCGATGGCGAAGGCCGCCGCGGGCAACGCGGTCGCTGCGGACGCCGCGGTGCTCCGCGGCCACGAGGCCGACGACCCCGCGCGCGCCGACGTCGACCCCGGCCAGGCGCCCGGCCCCGACGCTCGCGGTCCCCGCACCGCGGGCGACGCGGCGGGCGACGGCCCCCAGGCCGACCGGAGCTGA
- the gcvP gene encoding aminomethyl-transferring glycine dehydrogenase produces the protein MLPFADRHIGIDAAAEAVMLEAVGFDSLDAMMDAAVPQGIRTAGAAIGEAASETGALAELRALAARNTVRRSAIGLGYHGTITPPPIKRLILENPSWYTAYTPYQPEISQGRLEALINYQTMVADLAGLDIANASMLDEGTAVVEAMLLARRASKAASSTFVVDADLLPQSKALLRHRAEATGIDLVELPLAETAPEALPEAFGLVAQLPGASGRVWDASAHFAAATEAGGVPVAAADLLALALVESPGSQGARIVVGSSQRFGVPMGFGGPHAGFMAVAESLTRQLPGRLVGVSVDADGYPAYRLTLQTREQHIRREKATSNICTAQVLLAVMASMYGVYHGAEGIRAIAEGVHGVATRFAAAARAAGAEVVHDAFFDTVRVHVPGRAAALQAAAGEAGMLVHRVGDDLLHVAFDETWVEPGADALLAALGWADAGEGERAIPSALARESAFMEHEVFRTHRSETQLMRYAKRLADRDYALDRGMIPLGSCTMKLNAAAEMEAVTWPELSALHPYGPMEDAAGSLELVDQLGSWLAAITGYDTVSLQPNSGAQGELAGLMAIRGWHRSRGDDHREVVLIPASAHGTNAASAVLAGMRVVVVATSATGDVDLADLEAKIAANAGSLAALMITYPSTHGVYEADVRRVCELVHEAGGQVYIDGANLNALLGHATFGEIGGDVSHLNLHKTFCIPHGGGGPGVGPVAAKAHLAPFLPRDPREEAQEVDGVLVGANPVSAAPWGSASILPISWAYVRMMGMDGLTRATASAVLAANYVAARLREHFPVLYTGDHGLVAHECILDLRPLKEATGVTNDDVAKRLVDYGFHAPTMSFPVAGTLMVEPTESEDLAELDRFVEAMIAIKAEADAIGRGEVPLEQSALRRAPHTAGSIVHGEWDRTYTREQAVFPVPGVERAKYWPPVSRIDQARGDRNLVCSCPPPEAFA, from the coding sequence ATGCTGCCCTTCGCGGACCGCCACATCGGCATCGATGCGGCGGCGGAGGCCGTCATGCTCGAGGCCGTCGGCTTCGACTCGCTCGACGCGATGATGGACGCCGCGGTGCCCCAGGGGATCCGCACGGCGGGCGCCGCGATCGGCGAGGCCGCCTCGGAGACGGGGGCGCTCGCCGAGCTGCGCGCGCTCGCCGCGCGCAACACCGTGCGGCGCAGCGCGATCGGCCTCGGCTACCACGGCACGATCACGCCGCCCCCGATCAAGCGCCTCATCCTCGAGAACCCGTCCTGGTACACGGCGTACACGCCGTACCAGCCGGAGATCAGCCAGGGGCGCCTCGAGGCGCTCATCAACTACCAGACCATGGTCGCCGACCTCGCGGGCCTCGACATCGCGAACGCGTCGATGCTCGACGAGGGGACCGCGGTCGTCGAGGCGATGCTGCTCGCGCGCCGCGCCTCGAAGGCCGCCTCGTCCACCTTCGTCGTCGACGCCGACCTGCTGCCGCAGTCGAAGGCGCTGCTGCGCCACCGCGCGGAGGCCACAGGGATCGATCTCGTCGAGCTGCCGCTCGCCGAGACCGCGCCCGAGGCGCTGCCGGAGGCCTTCGGCCTCGTCGCGCAGCTGCCCGGCGCCTCGGGCCGGGTCTGGGACGCCTCGGCGCACTTCGCCGCGGCGACCGAGGCCGGCGGCGTGCCCGTCGCGGCCGCCGACCTGCTGGCGCTCGCCCTCGTCGAGTCGCCCGGCAGCCAGGGCGCGCGCATCGTCGTCGGGTCCTCGCAGCGCTTCGGCGTGCCCATGGGCTTCGGCGGCCCGCACGCGGGCTTCATGGCCGTGGCCGAGTCGCTCACCCGCCAGCTGCCGGGCCGCCTCGTCGGCGTCTCGGTCGACGCCGACGGCTACCCCGCCTACCGCCTCACGCTGCAGACGCGCGAGCAGCACATCCGCCGCGAGAAGGCGACGAGCAACATCTGCACCGCGCAGGTGCTGCTGGCCGTCATGGCCTCGATGTACGGCGTCTACCACGGCGCGGAGGGCATCCGGGCGATCGCCGAGGGCGTCCACGGCGTCGCGACGCGCTTCGCCGCGGCCGCGCGCGCCGCGGGCGCCGAGGTGGTCCACGATGCCTTCTTCGACACCGTGCGCGTGCACGTGCCCGGCCGCGCGGCCGCGCTCCAGGCGGCCGCGGGCGAGGCGGGCATGCTCGTGCACCGCGTCGGCGACGACCTGCTGCACGTCGCCTTCGACGAGACCTGGGTCGAGCCCGGCGCGGACGCGCTGCTCGCCGCGCTCGGCTGGGCGGACGCGGGCGAGGGCGAGCGCGCCATCCCCTCGGCGCTCGCGCGCGAGAGCGCCTTCATGGAGCACGAGGTGTTCCGCACCCACCGCTCCGAGACGCAGCTCATGCGCTACGCGAAGCGCCTCGCCGACCGCGACTACGCGCTCGACCGCGGCATGATCCCGCTCGGCTCCTGCACGATGAAGCTCAACGCCGCGGCCGAGATGGAGGCCGTCACCTGGCCCGAGCTCTCGGCGCTGCACCCCTACGGCCCCATGGAGGACGCCGCCGGCTCGCTCGAGCTCGTCGACCAGCTGGGCTCGTGGCTCGCCGCGATCACGGGCTACGACACCGTCTCGCTGCAGCCGAACTCGGGCGCGCAGGGCGAGCTCGCGGGCCTCATGGCCATCCGCGGCTGGCACCGCTCGCGCGGCGACGACCACCGTGAGGTCGTGCTCATCCCCGCCTCGGCGCACGGCACGAACGCGGCCTCGGCCGTGCTCGCGGGCATGCGCGTCGTCGTCGTCGCGACGAGCGCGACGGGCGACGTCGACCTCGCCGACCTCGAGGCGAAGATCGCGGCGAACGCCGGCTCGCTCGCGGCGCTCATGATCACCTACCCGTCGACGCACGGCGTGTACGAGGCGGACGTCCGCCGCGTGTGCGAGCTCGTGCACGAGGCGGGCGGCCAGGTCTACATCGACGGCGCCAACCTCAACGCCCTGCTCGGCCACGCCACCTTCGGCGAGATCGGCGGCGACGTCAGCCACCTCAACCTCCACAAGACCTTCTGCATCCCGCACGGCGGCGGCGGCCCGGGCGTGGGCCCGGTGGCGGCGAAGGCGCACCTCGCGCCGTTCCTGCCGCGCGACCCGCGCGAGGAGGCCCAGGAGGTCGACGGCGTGCTCGTCGGCGCCAACCCGGTCTCGGCGGCGCCCTGGGGCTCCGCCTCGATCCTGCCGATCTCGTGGGCCTACGTGCGCATGATGGGCATGGACGGCCTCACCCGGGCGACGGCCTCGGCCGTGCTCGCGGCCAACTACGTCGCGGCGCGCCTGCGCGAGCACTTCCCGGTGCTCTACACGGGCGACCACGGGCTCGTGGCGCACGAGTGCATCCTCGACCTCCGCCCCCTGAAGGAGGCGACGGGCGTCACGAACGACGACGTCGCGAAGCGCCTCGTCGACTACGGCTTCCACGCGCCGACGATGTCGTTCCCCGTCGCGGGCACGCTCATGGTCGAGCCGACGGAGTCCGAGGACCTCGCGGAGCTCGACCGCTTCGTCGAGGCGATGATCGCGATCAAGGCCGAGGCCGACGCGATCGGCCGCGGCGAGGTCCCGCTCGAGCAGAGCGCGCTGCGCCGCGCCCCCCACACCGCGGGCTCGATCGTGCACGGCGAGTGGGACCGCACCTACACGCGCGAGCAGGCCGTCTTCCCGGTGCCGGGCGTCGAGCGGGCCAAGTACTGGCCGCCGGTGTCGCGCATCGACCAGGCGCGCGGCGACCGCAACCTCGTCTGCAGCTGCCCGCCGCCCGAGGCCTTCGCCTGA
- the typA gene encoding translational GTPase TypA → MPIAQRSDLRNVAIVAHVDHGKTTLVDAMLRQTGSFSDHQAVDDRVMDSNELEREKGITILAKNTAIRYAGAHTDVPVTINVIDTPGHADFGGEVERGLSMVDGVVLLVDASEGPLPQTRFVLRKALEAKLPVILLVNKTDRGDARIDAVVGESQDLLLGLASDLADDVPDLDLDAVLDVPVVYASGKAGRASATKPADGSLPDSEDLEPLFAAILEHIPAPSYDDEAPLQAHVTNLDASPFLGRLALLRVKAGTLKKGQTVAWVRHDGEVQNVRITELLETKALDRVPAESAGPGDIVAVAGIAEITIGETLADPDDVRPLPAITVDEPAISMTIGTNTSPLAGKVKGSKLTARMVKDRLDRELIGNVSLRVVDVGRPDAWEVQGRGELALAILVEQMRREGFELTVGKPQVVTRRIDGTLHEPFEHLTIDVPEEHLGAVTQLLAGRKGIMDGMTNHGTGWVRMEFVVPSRGLIGFRTEFMTITRGTGIANAISHGWQPWAGAIVTRNNGALVADRQGVSTPNAIMALQERGVFFIKPGDDVYEGMVVGENSRADDMDVNITKEKKLNNIRSSTGEELERLTPPKLLSLEECLEWARDDECVEVTPSAVRIRKVNLDQTTRAREASRLKKQG, encoded by the coding sequence ATGCCGATCGCTCAGCGATCCGACCTCCGCAACGTGGCGATCGTCGCCCACGTCGACCACGGCAAGACGACGCTCGTCGACGCCATGCTCCGCCAGACCGGCTCGTTCAGCGACCACCAGGCCGTCGACGACCGCGTGATGGACTCGAACGAGCTCGAGCGCGAGAAGGGCATCACGATCCTCGCCAAGAACACGGCGATCCGGTACGCGGGGGCGCACACCGACGTGCCCGTGACGATCAACGTCATCGACACCCCGGGTCACGCCGACTTCGGCGGCGAGGTCGAGCGCGGCCTGTCGATGGTCGACGGCGTCGTGCTGCTCGTCGACGCCTCGGAGGGCCCGCTGCCGCAGACGCGCTTCGTGCTCCGCAAGGCGCTCGAGGCGAAGCTGCCGGTCATCCTCCTCGTGAACAAGACCGACCGCGGCGACGCGCGCATCGACGCCGTCGTGGGGGAGAGCCAGGATCTGCTGCTCGGCCTCGCGTCCGACCTCGCCGACGACGTGCCCGACCTCGACCTCGACGCCGTGCTCGACGTGCCGGTCGTCTACGCCTCGGGCAAGGCCGGCCGCGCCTCGGCGACGAAGCCGGCCGACGGCTCGCTGCCCGACAGCGAGGACCTCGAGCCGCTCTTCGCCGCGATCCTCGAGCACATCCCCGCGCCGTCGTACGACGACGAGGCGCCGCTCCAGGCGCACGTCACGAACCTCGACGCCTCGCCGTTCCTCGGCCGCCTCGCGCTGCTGCGCGTCAAGGCGGGCACGCTCAAGAAGGGCCAGACCGTCGCGTGGGTGCGCCACGACGGCGAGGTCCAGAACGTGCGCATCACCGAGCTGCTCGAGACGAAGGCGCTCGACCGCGTGCCCGCCGAGAGCGCGGGCCCCGGCGACATCGTCGCGGTCGCCGGCATCGCCGAGATCACGATCGGCGAGACGCTCGCCGACCCGGACGACGTGCGGCCGCTGCCGGCGATCACCGTTGACGAGCCCGCGATCTCGATGACGATCGGCACGAACACCTCGCCGCTCGCCGGCAAGGTCAAGGGCTCCAAGCTCACCGCCCGCATGGTGAAGGACCGCCTCGACCGCGAGCTCATCGGCAACGTCTCGCTGCGCGTCGTCGACGTGGGCCGTCCCGACGCGTGGGAGGTGCAGGGCCGCGGCGAGCTCGCGCTCGCCATCCTCGTCGAGCAGATGCGCCGCGAGGGCTTCGAGCTCACCGTCGGCAAGCCGCAGGTCGTCACGCGCCGCATCGACGGCACGCTGCACGAGCCCTTCGAGCACCTGACGATCGACGTGCCCGAGGAGCACCTCGGCGCCGTGACGCAGCTGCTCGCGGGCCGCAAGGGCATCATGGACGGCATGACGAACCACGGCACCGGCTGGGTGCGCATGGAGTTCGTCGTCCCCTCGCGCGGCCTCATCGGCTTCCGCACCGAGTTCATGACGATCACGCGCGGCACGGGCATCGCCAACGCGATCTCGCACGGCTGGCAGCCGTGGGCGGGCGCGATCGTCACCCGCAACAACGGCGCGCTCGTCGCCGACCGCCAGGGCGTCTCGACGCCCAACGCGATCATGGCGCTCCAGGAGCGCGGCGTGTTCTTCATCAAGCCCGGCGACGACGTCTACGAGGGCATGGTCGTGGGCGAGAACTCCCGCGCCGACGACATGGACGTCAACATCACCAAGGAGAAGAAGCTCAACAACATCCGGTCGTCGACCGGCGAGGAGCTCGAGCGCCTGACGCCCCCGAAGCTGCTCTCGCTCGAGGAGTGCCTCGAGTGGGCGCGCGACGACGAGTGCGTCGAGGTCACGCCCTCCGCGGTGCGCATCCGCAAGGTCAACCTCGACCAGACGACCCGCGCCCGCGAGGCGAGCCGCCTGAAGAAGCAGGGCTGA
- a CDS encoding PH domain-containing protein — translation MAYQRAEFRSSFGRVITVVIGLLMAGAVVSLLLSPDPAASLWLLGWPLLGATATWVLMWRPRVVIDQVGVRVVNPLATWQVPWGAIRRIDTKWALELRTDRGTVTAFAAPAPSRYGVARITRDDIRLARESSLVGGGIRPGDSIHSVSGAAAHVTRSHWEELRDEGRLDDAATATRTWHWPSIALVAVPAALAAAGLLIR, via the coding sequence GTGGCCTACCAGCGTGCGGAGTTCCGATCGTCCTTCGGCCGAGTGATCACGGTGGTGATCGGTCTGCTCATGGCAGGAGCGGTGGTGAGCCTGCTGCTCTCCCCCGACCCCGCCGCATCGCTGTGGCTGCTGGGGTGGCCGCTGCTGGGCGCGACCGCCACCTGGGTGCTCATGTGGCGCCCGCGCGTCGTCATCGACCAGGTCGGCGTGCGGGTCGTGAACCCGCTCGCCACCTGGCAGGTGCCGTGGGGCGCGATCCGCCGCATCGACACGAAGTGGGCGCTCGAGCTGCGCACCGACCGCGGCACCGTCACGGCCTTCGCCGCTCCGGCGCCGAGCCGCTACGGCGTCGCGCGCATCACCCGCGACGACATCCGCCTCGCGCGCGAGTCGAGCCTGGTCGGCGGCGGCATCCGCCCCGGCGACTCGATCCACAGCGTGTCGGGCGCGGCCGCCCACGTCACGCGCTCCCACTGGGAGGAGCTGCGCGACGAGGGCCGCCTCGACGACGCGGCGACGGCGACGCGCACCTGGCACTGGCCGTCGATCGCGCTCGTCGCCGTGCCCGCGGCGCTCGCCGCCGCGGGACTGCTGATCCGCTAG
- a CDS encoding CPBP family intramembrane glutamic endopeptidase — protein sequence MTDREALRSPVVPARPAPVAARRLWWELGIVLLLSLGASALWSVLSFVDYSTRETPIGEQTVALNPTRSDRSWLDLAYQLTGIALDLVPVALVCWLLWRARRPHLGALGIDGARPLRDAGWGTALVLVIGVPGLALYFAGRAMGLTVAVVPSPLDAHWFTVPVLLLSALRAGLTEEVIVVGYLFERLRRLGWGPWAILLSTAALRGVYHLYQGVPALVGNFAMGLLFGWLYQRTGRLVPLIVAHTLIDVAVFVGYPWAYATFPGLFGA from the coding sequence GTGACCGATCGCGAGGCGCTCCGCTCCCCCGTGGTTCCCGCGCGTCCGGCCCCCGTCGCCGCGCGCCGGCTCTGGTGGGAGCTCGGGATCGTGCTGCTGCTCTCGCTCGGCGCGAGCGCCCTGTGGTCGGTGCTGTCGTTCGTCGACTACTCCACGCGCGAGACGCCCATCGGCGAGCAGACGGTGGCGCTCAACCCCACCCGCTCCGACCGCTCGTGGCTCGACCTCGCGTACCAGCTCACGGGCATCGCGCTCGACCTCGTGCCCGTGGCGCTCGTGTGCTGGCTGCTGTGGCGCGCGCGCCGACCGCACCTCGGGGCGCTCGGCATCGACGGCGCGCGGCCGCTGCGCGACGCGGGCTGGGGCACGGCGCTGGTGCTCGTGATCGGCGTGCCCGGCCTCGCCCTGTACTTCGCCGGCCGCGCGATGGGGCTCACCGTCGCGGTCGTGCCCTCGCCGCTCGACGCGCACTGGTTCACGGTGCCCGTGCTGCTGCTCTCGGCCCTCCGCGCCGGCCTCACCGAGGAGGTCATCGTGGTCGGCTACCTCTTCGAGCGGCTGCGGCGGCTCGGCTGGGGACCGTGGGCGATCCTGCTCTCGACCGCGGCGCTCCGCGGCGTCTACCACCTGTACCAGGGCGTGCCCGCGCTCGTCGGGAACTTCGCGATGGGGCTGCTCTTCGGCTGGCTCTACCAGCGCACGGGACGCCTCGTGCCGCTCATCGTCGCGCACACCCTCATCGACGTCGCCGTGTTCGTCGGCTACCCGTGGGCCTACGCGACCTTCCCGGGGCTCTTCGGCGCCTGA
- a CDS encoding ABC transporter permease, which produces MATFIVRRLIAAVLILLAATFLMYNMVALSGDPLEDLRGVQTPQTQQLIEARIRLLNLDVPPPLRYFIWLSGIGGCFIGQCDFGMTVQQQPVLNVLLNSMDQTLRLVTVATVIAIILGITIGITTALRQYSAYDYSITLVSFLFFSLPIFWFAVLLKQFLAIGANDWLQTGGQIHWWVIALVALVSGLFWMSVLGGDVRRKAITFVLGTVAAGLLLWYMSATGWFLNPRFILFGLDFTIVAIGVFFVAIALIVVAILAGFKRKRSLWIALGVAGLGLALYYPVNYYLFNPSVVGMTFWLMAALAIVTVLVGVGIGHLFGGDNKATNRKVGGWVAFLVGAIMVVDRHMQLWQAYSQSGFIRGRPIATIGAGNPGFADSSFFVQGVDSFTHLLLPSIALCVISFAGYTRYTRASLLEVMNQDYIRTARAKGLTERTVVVRHAFRNALIPITTIVAFDIAGIIGGAVITERVFAWTGMGSMFQNGLDRVDPNPVMAFFLVTGALALLFNLLADIAYAALDPRIRVS; this is translated from the coding sequence GTGGCGACATTCATCGTCAGGCGCCTGATCGCAGCGGTGCTGATCCTGCTCGCAGCGACCTTCCTCATGTACAACATGGTTGCCCTCTCGGGCGACCCGCTCGAGGACCTGCGCGGCGTGCAGACCCCGCAGACCCAGCAGCTCATCGAGGCGCGCATCCGCCTCCTGAACCTCGACGTGCCCCCTCCGCTGCGCTACTTCATCTGGCTCAGCGGCATCGGCGGCTGCTTCATCGGCCAGTGCGACTTCGGCATGACGGTGCAGCAGCAGCCCGTGCTGAACGTGCTGCTCAACTCGATGGACCAGACGCTCCGCCTCGTGACCGTCGCGACCGTCATCGCGATCATCCTCGGCATCACGATCGGCATCACGACCGCGCTGCGCCAGTACTCGGCGTACGACTACAGCATCACGCTCGTGTCGTTCCTCTTCTTCTCGCTGCCGATCTTCTGGTTCGCGGTGCTGCTCAAGCAGTTCCTCGCCATCGGCGCGAACGACTGGCTCCAGACAGGCGGTCAGATCCACTGGTGGGTCATCGCCCTCGTCGCGCTCGTCTCCGGCCTCTTCTGGATGTCGGTGCTCGGCGGCGACGTGCGCAGGAAGGCCATCACGTTCGTCCTCGGCACCGTCGCCGCGGGCCTGCTGCTGTGGTACATGAGCGCGACCGGCTGGTTCCTCAACCCGCGCTTCATCCTGTTCGGGCTCGACTTCACGATCGTCGCGATCGGCGTCTTCTTCGTCGCGATCGCGCTCATCGTCGTCGCGATCCTCGCGGGCTTCAAGCGCAAGCGCTCCCTCTGGATCGCGCTCGGCGTCGCGGGCCTCGGCCTCGCGCTGTACTACCCGGTGAACTACTACCTGTTCAACCCGTCGGTCGTCGGCATGACGTTCTGGCTCATGGCGGCGCTCGCGATCGTCACGGTGCTCGTCGGCGTCGGCATCGGCCACCTCTTCGGCGGCGACAACAAGGCCACGAACCGCAAGGTCGGCGGCTGGGTCGCGTTCCTCGTCGGGGCCATCATGGTCGTCGACCGGCACATGCAGCTGTGGCAGGCCTACTCGCAGTCGGGCTTCATCCGCGGCCGGCCGATCGCCACGATCGGCGCGGGCAACCCCGGGTTCGCCGACTCGTCGTTCTTCGTGCAGGGCGTCGACTCGTTCACGCACCTGCTGCTGCCCTCGATCGCGCTCTGCGTCATCTCCTTCGCCGGCTACACGCGCTACACCCGCGCGAGCCTGCTCGAGGTCATGAACCAGGACTACATCCGCACGGCGCGCGCGAAGGGCCTGACGGAGCGCACGGTCGTCGTCCGCCACGCCTTCCGCAACGCGCTCATCCCGATCACGACGATCGTCGCGTTCGACATCGCGGGCATCATCGGCGGCGCCGTCATCACCGAGCGCGTGTTCGCGTGGACCGGCATGGGCTCGATGTTCCAGAACGGCCTCGACCGGGTCGACCCGAACCCCGTGATGGCGTTCTTCCTCGTCACCGGCGCGCTCGCGCTCCTGTTCAACCTGCTGGCCGACATCGCCTATGCGGCCCTCGACCCCCGGATCCGGGTGAGCTGA